Proteins encoded in a region of the Equus asinus isolate D_3611 breed Donkey chromosome X, EquAss-T2T_v2, whole genome shotgun sequence genome:
- the PSMD10 gene encoding 26S proteasome non-ATPase regulatory subunit 10 isoform X2, translated as MEGSVSNLMVCNLAYSGKLEELKECILADKSLATRTDQDSRSALHWACSAGHTEIVEFLLQLGVPVNDKDDAGWSPLHIAASAGRDEIVKALLGKGAQVNAVNQNGCTPLHYAASKNRHEIAVMLLEGGANPDAKDHYEATAMHRAAAKDT; from the exons ATGGAGGGGAGTGTGTCTAACCTAATGGTCTGCAACCTGGCCTACAGCGGGAAGCTGGAGGAGTTGAAGGAGTGCATCCTGGCCGATAAATCCCTGGCTACTAGGACCGACCAG GACAGCAGAAGTGCACTGCATTGGGCTTGCTCAGCTGGACATACAGAAATTGTTGAATTCTTGCTGCAACTTGGAGTGCCAGTGAATGATAAAGATGAT GCAGGCTGGTCTCCGCTTCATATCGCTGCCTCTGCTGGCCGGGATGAGATTGTAAAAGCCCTTCTGGGAAAAGGTGCTCAGGTGAATGCCGTCAATCAGAATGGCTGTACTCCCCTACATTATGCAGCTTCTAAAAACAGGCATGAG ATCGCTGTCATGTTACTGGAAGGCGGAGCTAATCCGGATGCGAAGGACCATTATGAGGCTACAGCAATGCACCGGGCGGCAGCCAAGG